A window of Ranitomeya variabilis isolate aRanVar5 chromosome 2, aRanVar5.hap1, whole genome shotgun sequence contains these coding sequences:
- the PDZD4 gene encoding PDZ domain-containing protein 4 isoform X6: MKGAALTASPHDLQFVDSGTQTDITFEHIMTMGKARPPSPAMVVLEPYVLSELPPIGNEFYEQSEFMDGAQPEGERTDELEYEEVELCKINHQEKLGLTVCYRTDDEEDLGIYVGEVNPNSIAARDGRLREGDRILQINGMDVQNREEAVAILTQEESTNISLLVARPETEMGRRWKDSDREDFLDDLVSENEEELQAQRLNSPPQQQVENEEAEGSPKSPRPFPHPAGLSRSQELDSGVGRTDESTRNDESSEHDILGDDQTSSANTPGSQRRLRFLRADAQNPLQCREFHHSLDSLLAADGSAPYNEVLPPGAGLTDEEYERYRELLEITCHMENGNGPAFLYASRQGGLDVNRNESVLREMAVLEEELRHLEFKFRNVLRAQKMQQLRERCMKAWLLEEEESLYEFVGGGSGNNDGCTKLPDITELPERSDKDSTSAYNTGESCRSTPLMMEPPLPLDSPLRRINDPTGAFFQAAEGISPNANMNRGHGKKVPPYPGSPEPVPPKFRSLCREGRHTTEERLRRATKQGSELDRGSRENSPYLSRRQRSQSGERYRSCLQLAQQRSLDELDVDPTCTKTMGASQGNHSHIEPRMEWKVKVRSDGTRYVAKRPVRDRLLKARAMKIKEERSGMTTDDDAVSEMKMGRYWSKEDRKRHLMRAREQRKRREFMMQSRLDCLREQQQQQGADGKGEMSIIALSHRKTMKKRNKKILDNWITIQEMLAHGTRSADGKRVYNPLLSVTTV, translated from the exons ATGAAGGGAGCGGCATTGACAGCTTCTCCCCATGACCTGCAATTTGTGGACAGTGGAACCCAAACAGATATCACCTTTGAGCACATCATGACAATGGGCAAAGCTCGACCTCCAAGCCCTGCCATGGTTGTTCTAGAACCGTATGTACTATCAGAGCT GCCACCAATTGGAAACGAGTTCTATGAGCAATCTGAGTTCATGGATGGAGCACAACCTGAGGGAGAGCGCACTGATGAGCTGGAGTATGAA GAGGTAGAGCTGTGTAAAATAAACCATCAAGAGAAGCTCGGCCTAACTGTTTGTTATCGAACTGATGATGAAGAAGACTTGGGAATATATGTCGGAGAG GTGAATCCAAACAGCATTGCGGCAAGAGATGGGAGGTTACGGGAAGGGGACAGAATTCTACAG ATTAATGGTATGGATGTGCAAAACAGGGAAGAAGCAGTTGCAATTCTAacacaagaggaaagcacaaatatTTCCTTGCTTGTTGCCCGTCCAGAGACAGAG ATGGGCAGAAGATGGAAAGATAGTGACAGGGAGGACTTCTTGGATGATTTGGTATCTGAAAATGAAGAGGAACTACAAGCACAAAGGCTAAATTCTCCTCCTCAGCAACAG gTTGAGAATGAAGAAGCCGAAGGTAGCCCTAAGTCTCCTCGACCTTTTCCACATCCAGCAGGTTTAAGCCGCAGTCAGGAACTGGACAGTGGTGTAGGAAGGACAGACGAAAGCACTCGTAATGATGAAAGTTCGGAACATGACATTTTGGGTGACGACCAAACCAGCAGCGCAAATACACCAGGCAGTCAACGTCGTCTGCGCTTCCTTCGGGCAGATGCACAGAATCCTCTTCAGTGCCGTGAATTTCACCATAGCTTGGACTCTTTGCTGGCAGCTGATGGATCAGCACCTTACAATGAGGTCCTTCCACCAGGTGCTGGATTAACCGATGAGGAGTATGAGAGATATCGAGAACTGCTGGAAATTACTTGCCACATGGAGAATGGAAATGGTCCTGCTTTTCTTTATGCTTCACGACAGGGTGGTCTCGATGTGAATCGCAATGAAAGTGTTTTACGTGAGATGGCAGTACTGGAGGAAGAGTTGAGGCATCTGGAATTCAAGTTTCGTAATGTCCTAAGAGCCCAAAAGATGCAACAATTACGGGAACGGTGCATGAAAGCCTGGCTCTTGGAGGAAGAGGAGAGTCTTTATGAGTTTGTGGGTGGGGGAAGTGGGAACAATGATGGTTGCACAAAGCTTCCAGATATCACAGAACTCCCAGAAAGGTCAGATAAGGACAGTACCAGTGCATATAACACTGGAGAGAGTTGCCGAAGCACTCCACTAATGATGGAACCGCCATTACCACTAGACAGTCCCTTGCGGAGGATTAATGATCCTACTGGTGCATTTTTCCAAGCAGCAGAAGGGATATCACCTAATGCTAACATGAACAGAGGACATGGCAAGAAAGTGCCTCCATATCCTGGCAGTCCTGAGCCAGTGCCACCAAAATTTCGATCCTTGTGTCGGGAAGGGAGGCATACAACAGAGGAAAGGTTAAGAAGAGCAACAAAACAAGGGAGCGAGTTAGATAGGGGAAGTCGTGAAAACAGCCCATATCTCAGCAGACGCCAACGCTCCCAAAGCGGAGAACGTTACCGAAGCTGCCTCCAGTTGGCCCAACAAAGAAGTCTTGATGAACTAGATGTGGACCCTACGTGCACAAAAACTATGGGGGCTTCTCAAGGCAATCACTCCCATATAGAGCCGAGAATGGAATGGAAAGTAAAAGTAAGAAGTGACGGTACCCGATATGTGGCCAAACGTCCCGTCAGAGATCGCCTCCTGAAAgcaagagccatgaaaattaaagaaGAACGTAGCGGGATGACCACCGATGACGATGCTGTAAGCGAGATGAAGATGGGGCGTTACTGGAGTAAGGAAGACAGGAAAAGACATCTCATGAGAGCTCGGGAACAAAGGAAGAGAAGGGAATTCATGATGCAGAGCAGGTTGGACTGCCTGAgagagcagcaacagcagcagggtGCAGATGGCAAAGGCGAGATGAGCATCATTGCCCTCAGCCACCGCAAGACTATGAAGAAGCGTAATAAGAAGATCTTGGATAACTGGATCACCATCCAAGAAATGCTGGCTCACGGGACACGCTCTGCTGATGGAAAACGGGTTTACAATCCCTTGCTCTCCGTTACCACAGTCTGA
- the PDZD4 gene encoding PDZ domain-containing protein 4 isoform X5: protein MKDEGLHIETSLVNGKELSRLSQEQTFDTLRASKDPLLIQVLRRSPRMKGAALTASPHDLQFVDSGTQTDITFEHIMTMGKARPPSPAMVVLEPYVLSELPPIGNEFYEQSEFMDGAQPEGERTDELEYEEVELCKINHQEKLGLTVCYRTDDEEDLGIYVGEVNPNSIAARDGRLREGDRILQINGMDVQNREEAVAILTQEESTNISLLVARPETEMGRRWKDSDREDFLDDLVSENEEELQAQRLNSPPQQQVENEEAEGSPKSPRPFPHPAGLSRSQELDSGVGRTDESTRNDESSEHDILGDDQTSSANTPGSQRRLRFLRADAQNPLQCREFHHSLDSLLAADGSAPYNEVLPPGAGLTDEEYERYRELLEITCHMENGNGPAFLYASRQGGLDVNRNESVLREMAVLEEELRHLEFKFRNVLRAQKMQQLRERCMKAWLLEEEESLYEFVGGGSGNNDGCTKLPDITELPERSDKDSTSAYNTGESCRSTPLMMEPPLPLDSPLRRINDPTGAFFQAAEGISPNANMNRGHGKKVPPYPGSPEPVPPKFRSLCREGRHTTEERLRRATKQGSELDRGSRENSPYLSRRQRSQSGERYRSCLQLAQQRSLDELDVDPTCTKTMGASQGNHSHIEPRMEWKVKVRSDGTRYVAKRPVRDRLLKARAMKIKEERSGMTTDDDAVSEMKMGRYWSKEDRKRHLMRAREQRKRREFMMQSRLDCLREQQQQQGADGKGEMSIIALSHRKTMKKRNKKILDNWITIQEMLAHGTRSADGKRVYNPLLSVTTV, encoded by the exons GTGAATGGAAAAGAACTTTCGAGACTCTCCCAGGAACAGACATTTGATACCTTACGAGCCAGTAAAGATCCTCTACTGATTCAAGTGCTGAGACGCAGTCCCCGTATGAAGGGAGCGGCATTGACAGCTTCTCCCCATGACCTGCAATTTGTGGACAGTGGAACCCAAACAGATATCACCTTTGAGCACATCATGACAATGGGCAAAGCTCGACCTCCAAGCCCTGCCATGGTTGTTCTAGAACCGTATGTACTATCAGAGCT GCCACCAATTGGAAACGAGTTCTATGAGCAATCTGAGTTCATGGATGGAGCACAACCTGAGGGAGAGCGCACTGATGAGCTGGAGTATGAA GAGGTAGAGCTGTGTAAAATAAACCATCAAGAGAAGCTCGGCCTAACTGTTTGTTATCGAACTGATGATGAAGAAGACTTGGGAATATATGTCGGAGAG GTGAATCCAAACAGCATTGCGGCAAGAGATGGGAGGTTACGGGAAGGGGACAGAATTCTACAG ATTAATGGTATGGATGTGCAAAACAGGGAAGAAGCAGTTGCAATTCTAacacaagaggaaagcacaaatatTTCCTTGCTTGTTGCCCGTCCAGAGACAGAG ATGGGCAGAAGATGGAAAGATAGTGACAGGGAGGACTTCTTGGATGATTTGGTATCTGAAAATGAAGAGGAACTACAAGCACAAAGGCTAAATTCTCCTCCTCAGCAACAG gTTGAGAATGAAGAAGCCGAAGGTAGCCCTAAGTCTCCTCGACCTTTTCCACATCCAGCAGGTTTAAGCCGCAGTCAGGAACTGGACAGTGGTGTAGGAAGGACAGACGAAAGCACTCGTAATGATGAAAGTTCGGAACATGACATTTTGGGTGACGACCAAACCAGCAGCGCAAATACACCAGGCAGTCAACGTCGTCTGCGCTTCCTTCGGGCAGATGCACAGAATCCTCTTCAGTGCCGTGAATTTCACCATAGCTTGGACTCTTTGCTGGCAGCTGATGGATCAGCACCTTACAATGAGGTCCTTCCACCAGGTGCTGGATTAACCGATGAGGAGTATGAGAGATATCGAGAACTGCTGGAAATTACTTGCCACATGGAGAATGGAAATGGTCCTGCTTTTCTTTATGCTTCACGACAGGGTGGTCTCGATGTGAATCGCAATGAAAGTGTTTTACGTGAGATGGCAGTACTGGAGGAAGAGTTGAGGCATCTGGAATTCAAGTTTCGTAATGTCCTAAGAGCCCAAAAGATGCAACAATTACGGGAACGGTGCATGAAAGCCTGGCTCTTGGAGGAAGAGGAGAGTCTTTATGAGTTTGTGGGTGGGGGAAGTGGGAACAATGATGGTTGCACAAAGCTTCCAGATATCACAGAACTCCCAGAAAGGTCAGATAAGGACAGTACCAGTGCATATAACACTGGAGAGAGTTGCCGAAGCACTCCACTAATGATGGAACCGCCATTACCACTAGACAGTCCCTTGCGGAGGATTAATGATCCTACTGGTGCATTTTTCCAAGCAGCAGAAGGGATATCACCTAATGCTAACATGAACAGAGGACATGGCAAGAAAGTGCCTCCATATCCTGGCAGTCCTGAGCCAGTGCCACCAAAATTTCGATCCTTGTGTCGGGAAGGGAGGCATACAACAGAGGAAAGGTTAAGAAGAGCAACAAAACAAGGGAGCGAGTTAGATAGGGGAAGTCGTGAAAACAGCCCATATCTCAGCAGACGCCAACGCTCCCAAAGCGGAGAACGTTACCGAAGCTGCCTCCAGTTGGCCCAACAAAGAAGTCTTGATGAACTAGATGTGGACCCTACGTGCACAAAAACTATGGGGGCTTCTCAAGGCAATCACTCCCATATAGAGCCGAGAATGGAATGGAAAGTAAAAGTAAGAAGTGACGGTACCCGATATGTGGCCAAACGTCCCGTCAGAGATCGCCTCCTGAAAgcaagagccatgaaaattaaagaaGAACGTAGCGGGATGACCACCGATGACGATGCTGTAAGCGAGATGAAGATGGGGCGTTACTGGAGTAAGGAAGACAGGAAAAGACATCTCATGAGAGCTCGGGAACAAAGGAAGAGAAGGGAATTCATGATGCAGAGCAGGTTGGACTGCCTGAgagagcagcaacagcagcagggtGCAGATGGCAAAGGCGAGATGAGCATCATTGCCCTCAGCCACCGCAAGACTATGAAGAAGCGTAATAAGAAGATCTTGGATAACTGGATCACCATCCAAGAAATGCTGGCTCACGGGACACGCTCTGCTGATGGAAAACGGGTTTACAATCCCTTGCTCTCCGTTACCACAGTCTGA